A section of the Halichoerus grypus chromosome 11, mHalGry1.hap1.1, whole genome shotgun sequence genome encodes:
- the TAGLN gene encoding transgelin, protein MANKGPSYGMSREVQSKIEKKYDEELEERLVEWIIVQCGPDVGRPDRGRLGFQVWLKNGVILSKLVNSLYPDGSKPVKVPENPPSMVFKQMEQVAQFLKAAEDYGVTKTDMFQTVDLFEGKDLAAVQRTLMALGSLAVTKNDGYYRGDPNWFMKKAQEHKREFTESQLQEGKHVIGLQMGSNRGASQAGMTGYGRPRQIIS, encoded by the exons GGGTCCTTCCTACGGCATGAGCCGCGAAGTACAATCCAAAATTGAGAAGAAGTATGACGAGGAGCTGGAGGAGCGGCTCGTGGAGTGGATCATAGTGCAGTGTGGCCCAGATGTGGGGCGCCCGGACCGCGGGCGCCTGGGCTTCCAGGTCTGGCTGAAGAATGGCGTG ATTCTGAGCAAGCTGGTGAACAGCCTGTACCCTGATGGCTCCAAGCCAGTGAAGGTGCCCGAGAACCCTCCTTCCATGGTCTTCAAGCAGATGGAGCAGGTGGCTCAGTTCCTGAAGGCAGCTGAGGACTACGGGGTCACCAAGACTGACATGTTCCAGACTGTTGACCTCTTTGAAG GTAAAGACCTGGCAGCGGTGCAGAGGACCCTGATGGCCCTGGGCAGCTTGGCAGTGACCAAGAATGATGGGTACTACCGTGGAGACCCCAACTGGTTTATGAA GAAAGCCCAGGAGCATAAGAGGGAATTCACAGAGAGCCAACTGCAGGAGGGCAAGCATGTCATTGGCCTACAGATGGGCAGCAACAGAGGGGCCTCCCAGGCTGGCATGACAGGCTACGGACGACCTCGACAGATCATCAGTTAG